Within Lytechinus variegatus isolate NC3 chromosome 15, Lvar_3.0, whole genome shotgun sequence, the genomic segment gtgtgacaaaataagggtggcaatgtttggcttattttctctttttctttggggcaaatgcttgatttttttacactaacagtttccattagacctgttaattcatactgcttggctcttatttaaatttgattctttatatcattttttcttaattaaaaatagagatcaaaaaatgaaaattttcttgccatattactttccaccaatagagggcatacacaaaaatatgcccaaaattcaagtttttgagcgctctggtgaatacaaaaattattcccacgtacattactaatgataaataaattaaaacagcattggcataccatagtcctacctgtagattctccacaggccagatggtagcagtgaacaagtgctaGGGCCTAGAGTCTATAAAAgtaaagcaaattaaaaaaaatataccagtATTGTCACACTGTATAATCTATTGATCTAACATAAGACCGAGATTCTAGACTAGAATCTAGCAAATCCGATCCATATTTAAGTTGCCAACATTGCATTAGATAGCTTAATAATAACAAACTTAGATTGgcttaatgattttttttacgcaCATTAATTATCTAGGCCCTCCAATAGAATAGTAAGATCATCTAACAATTGTGTTAGACAttgaatctaaaaaaaaaaaacaatccttatttttcattctcttAAAATACATGGTCATGGAATTTTAAAGTCATTATTAATAAATTGAGTCAGAGTGTCAAATGATTAAAAGAAGACGTGTTTATTTCACATTGTAGTAAGAGAATGGGAATGGGGAGAGGAAAAGGAGGGGAGTGGGAGGAGGAAGGGAGAAATAAAAGAGGTACCGGTAGGAGGTAAAAAAAAGCAAGTTGTTTAAATATCACAAATCATAGATctcagtgaataaaaagaaagagttgACTTTGTATTGTCATTTGAGGTACAAAATAAAGCAGATCAAACATGTTATGGGCCTTAGAATGGGACTCATTAAGACAGACGTAAACATAGTAGACTTTGCCTAATGTTCCAAATAATAAAAGGTCTTGATGCCATCAACCTCGAAAAGTTTATCTAGCAAACCAGTCAGCAGACTAAGGGAAATAGTATCAAGCTCCGATGTCAAATAGTCAAAAGGATGCTCATAAATACAGCTTCTTCCCTCGAACTACTAAAGACTGGAACAAATTAAACATGGACACAACTCTAATAAACTCATTGGACTCTTTCAAATCCAAAATCACCCCAAAACCTGGTAAGTAGTAATCTGCAGGCTCGGTGATCTCACATTCATCAACAAAGTTGGGGGAGTACAGCAAGTCTGCATATATGTCAACTCAACCCAAGACCAGACAAGACAAGACAACAACTTCACAAATTTAAGCCAGTAAAATATgcattaaaatttaatttctcAATCAGAGACAAAGGAGTTTCCTGGAGACCTTATCCCCtcaattatttatttacctggGAAGTAAGTATAAAGTTTTATACAACTTATTTTCAGATTCCTCTACCGTTGATGATTTTGCCACATTAACTAGCCACTTGCTGCATCATCATGGAGGAGAGTACCACCATGGTAATTGACTGTGATGCAGGCATAGATGATGGGTTGGCAATCATGATGGCGTTGGCCAATCCGATGGTCAAACTTATCGGCATAACATGCGTCAATGGGAATTCTCCTCTTGAAAAGGTTGTCATTAATATCCTTCGGGTCCTTCGGAAGTGCGGACGACTTGATGTAagttgtttttaaagatttgtttcatgatacatgtacattattttgtaGGATAGTTTACTGAAGGATTAATCATAGGTTATTGCCTATTTTGTTTGTGGCATTTCAGGATATTTAAAGCTATTGTTTGTAAAGAAACAAAAGAgttattaatattcattttttaatttgggTGCTCCAAAGTTGATtaatgtaattgtttttttttcataactttccGCACTACACTGTACATACAGCAATATGTTAAGTATATGAAATCTTCTACGTGAGGAAGGAAGGGTATCAACCTACTATAAACTGCAAATACCTATTATTATAGAAGATTTTGAGGACCATTATAGTTCATATGTATCTACatggtaattttattttattcattgactcaatttttttcattgtgctcatatttttcagccatatttgggatatgttcttttttatatttttcctgtggaaattgaatatttatgtatttgtttacaGAGACCCAGTAAACTAGTATCTGAATTCATACATCCATCCTTGTATTTATTATTGgaaattgttattttcatatgcacacacattttccctttttatgaGTATTATTTGATTCAGTtaaataaaattgacattttttggGGAAGGAGCTAATTTTACCGATTTGTgtagtattgttttttttatgataaaatgaattggCAActtacctttgacctttgaacttttCCTGCAGGTTCCTGTATACTCTGGTGCTACAAAAGACATCCTTGGCACGGCTCAGGTGACCTCCACTCATGGACATGATGGACTTGGAGATATCCCCAATCCAGAGACTCCACCCCATCGAGATCTTATCCAATCAGAGCATGCCATAGAAGGACTAATCCGCATGGCTAATGAGCATCAAGGACAAATCACCCTTGTTGCTATTGGTCCTTTGACCAACGTAGCTCTCGCCATGAAGTTAGACCCGCAGTTTACCTCTAAACTGAAGGAAATGGTCATTATGGGTGGTAATATTTTAGGTAAAATCTTGGCTCATTCCATAACGATTTCTTAGGTTCATTGTAGTTTTTAATGAGTCTTTGTGATTGGAAAGTAAGCTCATCATTACAGGATGCTAAACACTAGATGCTTAATCTTTCTCATCTTTCTGATTATATGCTTAGTCTTATGCTATGTAAAGTTGTCTGCTTTACAGATAAAACATGAAGTGAATCTAGATAATAAtagatatgattttcattacagatcaagCATGCAatcacataggagtaatgccaaaaatttgttcacaaattaTTATTACCTCCTATTAAaacctctttatttactatctgtTGTCCACGATGGactgcatttgcatattaaAGAGTCAGAAAGAAAAGGATTGAGGGTATTTgtattccagttcatcgtgacttagccgtgaaccagaatagcttggtggttgagtcgctgcacGACAAGCAGTAGATGACaggttcaatttttttttgcaagataAAATCTATCAGAAATCCAATTTTCAAAAGGTATTTCTAACCCTATGATGTAGAAATCTTCCCCATTTCATATGCGATCTTGTACTCCCTCAATATTTATTCTCTTAATCTTACTGTATTCAGAGGAATAGTGAATAGgaataatgaattttttttggtcGTTCAATGGACAGAAGATGGAATGAATGATCCAATCAAAATGGCTCCATCTCATTGAAtagatcatttcatctttctccCCATGGACTATTCTGTCTTGCTGttataaacattcattatctGTATTTCACACAGATTTATCTGTATTTCACACAGATTTAAAGTGCTGTCATAGGACATAGTACATTCACTTTTATCAAAGGCAGTACACAGTGAAAAGAACCGGTAATTTTATCAAAGCTATTAACACCCACCACCATGTTTTTGATGGGGAAATAACTATATTCAGGGACTGATCCTGGactgcatttgcatattaatgagtcagaaatAAAAGGATCaagggtacatgtatttgtattccagttcatcgtgactTAGCCATGAACCAGAATAGCTtagtggttgagtcgctgcccgacaagcagtagatgacaggttcaaatttttttgcaagataaaatctatcagaaattcaattttcaaaaggTATTTCTAACCCTATGATGTAGAAATCTTCCCCCTTCCATATGCGATGTTGTACTCAATATTTATTCTCTTAATCTTATTGTATTCAAAGGAATAGGTGAGTTTTGTATAACTTTTTACAATGggatataattatgcttcatatttacttttattttagcTACAGGAACACGTTTTCCAGCATCAGAGTTT encodes:
- the LOC121428629 gene encoding uncharacterized protein C1683.06c-like, yielding MEESTTMVIDCDAGIDDGLAIMMALANPMVKLIGITCVNGNSPLEKVVINILRVLRKCGRLDVPVYSGATKDILGTAQVTSTHGHDGLGDIPNPETPPHRDLIQSEHAIEGLIRMANEHQGQITLVAIGPLTNVALAMKLDPQFTSKLKEMVIMGGNILATGTRFPASEFNFTVDPTAAHIVLTGTQCPTTLVPLETCISHSVSNSWFESLQHSEKARFVAAMFRGRLNESKMDKKSECLVADGCAMVVATYKAAIKKAMYTPCKVELHEGMTKGQMVTTKILRPWAKSFPGPEINVVLEMDMETYYQMLNEAVR